One Natrinema longum genomic window, CGGGCCCTGCTCGAGAGCCGGGTGAAGGCGGCCAATCGCGAGGCCTTCGGGAAGCCCATCGAGGAGTTCCCCCTGATGCGCGAGGACCTCGTCGACATGACCGTCGACTACGAGGCCGCGACGGCCTACGTCCACGAAGTCGGCCGGCTCTTCTCCGAGCGCGAGCGCGCGAGGCGCACCGACGAGTCGAGTGACGAACTCGAGGACACCTACCGGCTGCTCCGGCTGCTGATCCCGATCGCCAAGCTCCGCACGGGCCGGATGGCGGTCGACACTGCCTCCTACGCCATGGAGATCCAGGGCGGGAACGGCTACGTCGACGACTTCGTCACCAACCGCCTGCTCCGGGACGCCCAGGTGCTGCCGATCTGGGAAGGGACCGAGAACATCCTCTCGCTGGACGTCGTCCGCGCCCTCGAGCGCGAAGACGCCCACGAGCCGTTCATGCGCGCGGTCGAAGATCGGCTCGAGGCCGTCGACCATCCCGCGCTCGCCGATGCGGCCGAGACCGTCGAGACGGCCTACGAGGAACTGCTCGGAGCACTGGCCGAACTCGCCGAGGCCGACGGCGAGTACGCCCAGCTCTCGGCCAAGCGACTCTCCCACTACGTCTTCGAGGTGTTTACCGCCGCGTTGTTGCTCGCGGAGGCCCAGTCCGATCTCGAGGACGGGAACGGGCGGACGGCGATGGTCGCCCGGCGGTTCGTCACGACGGAACTCGCGGAACGAGACGGTCGAGGGATCACCGGCGGCGACCGGTTCGTCCTCGAGGCGTTCGAGCCGATCGTCCACCACGCGCCGGTCGACCCGGAAACGGTCTCGGAGACGGTGACGGCCGACGACTGAGATAGGCTGCGATCCGATGGTACGAGGGAGTCGCCTTCGGTGCCGGAGAAGGGGTTACTCGAGCAACTCCGCGGCTTCCTCGACGTCCATGATGCCCTGCTCGACTGCGTTCAGGACGCGAAGCACGTCCTCGTCGGGGCCGTCGTCACCGCCGTCGCCGATTTCCTCGAGGGTGACCTTCTCGGAGCGGCCGGTGAACTCGGGGAAGTCGGTGCCCTCGGCCAGCGCCGTCTCCTTCTTGACGCGGTAGTTTCCGCCGTCGGTGACGTGGAGGTCGCCGGGGTGGAAGAAGTACCAGTCCTCGCGGTCGAATCGAACGCCGATTCGGGGTTTCGCGCCGAAGTTCTGGGCGAAGAAGATCAGCGCCTCGACCTCCTCGCCGGTGAGATAGATCGGATCGCCGGCGCTCGATTTCGCTTCGATCGCGTAGAAGCGTTCGCCGTCGCCGGCGAGCACGTCCGGGAGTTCGCGCTCGGTGGCGGAGCCGCTTGCGGGCGCACGCATCACCGCGAACCCGGCCGCGTCGAGTTCGTTGACGAGTTCGCGCTCGCGGCGGTCGCCCTTCGCGTGGGACATACCACCGTCTCACCGCCGGCCAATAATAAAGGAACGGACGCGGCGACGGGAGCCACCGGGAACGGTCTACAGCGGTACGGCCGCCACGAGGTCGACCAGCAGCGACGTCGTCGGTTCGGCCGTCTCGATCTCGTACTCCAGAGCCAGATAGAGCAGGCCGAACTGGACCCCGTTGAAGACGGCGTGGGCTATGATGGGGACGAACAGGTTGTCGGTCTTCGCGTAGAGGAACCCGAAGATCACCGCACCGCCGACGACGACCGCGACCGGGACGGCGGTCGCGAGCAGCGACTCGGAGAGGAGGGCGTAGACGGGCCAGTGGATCAACCCGAAGATGAGACTGGCGATACCGACCGCCTGTAGCCGCGAAAAGGCGTCGTAGAGTCGTTTCTGGACGACGTTTCGGTAGAGGAACTCCTCGGCGGGCGCGTTGAAGAAG contains:
- the hjc gene encoding Holliday junction resolvase Hjc, producing the protein MSHAKGDRRERELVNELDAAGFAVMRAPASGSATERELPDVLAGDGERFYAIEAKSSAGDPIYLTGEEVEALIFFAQNFGAKPRIGVRFDREDWYFFHPGDLHVTDGGNYRVKKETALAEGTDFPEFTGRSEKVTLEEIGDGGDDGPDEDVLRVLNAVEQGIMDVEEAAELLE